The DNA window ATCGTGCGCCAGCGGCGGCGGCCGCGTCGATTTGGGCATCATGCGGCTGACCGACCAGGTCTGGGTGTCCGACAACACCGATCCCTATGACCGGCTGCTGATCCAGGACGGCTTCAGCCAGGCGTACGCGCCGGCCATCATGATGGCGTGGGTGACCGACGCGCCCAATTTTGTCAACAAGCGCGTCACCTCGCTGGACTACCGTTTCCTGTCCTCGATGCAAGGCGCGCTCGGGATCGGGGCCAATCTCAACCATTGGAATGCGGACGACTTCGCCAAGGCGAAACAACTCGTCGCGGCGTACAAGACGATCCGGATGACCGTCCAGCAAGGCGAGTTGTACCGGCTGGTATCGCCCCGTGGCGGCTCGGCCCGCTCCGCGACCTTGTCGGTGTCGCAGGATGGCAAACAAGCGGTTCTGTTTGCCTTCCTGCACTCCGGGACGCGGCGCGACGCGCCGGCGCGCATTCAATTGCGCGGACTCGATCCGGCGAAGGTGTACGCCATGCGCCTCATTTCAGGCGGCGTCATGCCGGAGACGCCGAAAAAAGCCAGCGGCGCATTCTGGATGGGACATGGCGTGCGGGTCGACCTGCGCGGCGATTTCCATGCCGCCGCCGTCGTTTTCGAGGCCGGCTGATTGCCTCTCGGCATCAGGCCGCTCACGCCCCCGTGAGCAAGCGCAGCAGCTGTCCAGCGATCCAGCCGCCGTAGGTGCCCAGCGCATAGCCGAGTACCGCCAGCAGCACGCCAACCGGCGCCAGCGCCGGGTGGAAGGCGCTGGCCACCACCGGCGCGCTGGCCGCGCCCCCGACGTTGGCCTGGCTGCCCACGGCCATGTAGAACACGGGAGCCTTGATCAGCCAAGCCATGCCCAGCATCAGCGCGCCGTGGAAGCTGATCCAGATCAGGCCCAGCAAAAACAGCTCGGGATCGGAGAAGATCGCGGCCAGGTTCATCTGCATGCCGATGGTGGCCACCAGTATATAGATCGCCACCGAGCCCACCTTGGAGGCGCCGGCGCCTTCGAGCTTCTTGGCGCGGGTGAACGAGAGCAGCAGGCCGAAGGTGGTGGCCAGCACCGTCACCCAGAAAAAGTTGGCCGTCAGGCTGAAGCGCTCCAGGTGCGGCGCGTGGGTCTTGATGAAGGGCACGATGTAGCCCGCCATCCAATGCGCCAGGCCGGTGGCGCCCAGGCCGTACGCCAGGATCAGCACCATGTCGTAGGAGCCGGCGATGCGCGCGCTTTCCAGTTGCACTTTCTCGACCTTGATGCGCAGCGCGTCGAGCGCGCTGGTGTCGGCGCCGCGCCAGGCGTCCAGGCGCGCGCTGCGGCTGGCCAGGAACAGCAGGAAGGCCATCCAGATATTGGCGCAGATGACGTCGACCGCCACGAATTTGCCGAACACGTCCGCGCCCACGCCATACACTTCCTTCATGGCCGCCTGGTTGGCGCCGCCGCCGATCCAGGCGCCGGCGGTGGTGGTCATGCCGCGCCAGATGGCGTTGGGGCCTTCCGGGTTCAGCAGCGACGGGTCGAACACGCCCATGATGGACAGCGCCACCGGCGCGCCGACGATGATGCCGGTGGTGCCGGTCAGGAACAGGATGATGGCCTTGGGGCCCAGCCGGGCGATCGCGCTCAGGTCGCAGGCGAGCGTCAGCAGCACCAGCGCCATCGGCAACAGGTAGTCGCGCGCCATCGGGTACAGGCGCGAGGTTTCGCCGTTGATCACGCCGAAGGTGTTGAGCAGGCCGGGGATGAAATAGCACAGCAGCAGCGCCGGCACCA is part of the Oxalobacteraceae bacterium OTU3CAMAD1 genome and encodes:
- a CDS encoding DUF819 family protein, which codes for MAVSSATVPVTAPLIASDPVVLGILVTILALVMASERSPHPFWRKFYAVVPALLLCYFIPGLLNTFGVINGETSRLYPMARDYLLPMALVLLTLACDLSAIARLGPKAIILFLTGTTGIIVGAPVALSIMGVFDPSLLNPEGPNAIWRGMTTTAGAWIGGGANQAAMKEVYGVGADVFGKFVAVDVICANIWMAFLLFLASRSARLDAWRGADTSALDALRIKVEKVQLESARIAGSYDMVLILAYGLGATGLAHWMAGYIVPFIKTHAPHLERFSLTANFFWVTVLATTFGLLLSFTRAKKLEGAGASKVGSVAIYILVATIGMQMNLAAIFSDPELFLLGLIWISFHGALMLGMAWLIKAPVFYMAVGSQANVGGAASAPVVASAFHPALAPVGVLLAVLGYALGTYGGWIAGQLLRLLTGA